The Crocosphaera sp. UHCC 0190 genomic sequence CCTATTTTTGACTTAGAATTACCCAAACGCCTCGAAGCCAAAGGAGTAGAATTTGCGGCGGCCCCTCCCCCTAAGAATAACTGGTTTAGCAATCTTTTAAGTTGGGTCATTCCCCCCTTAATTTTTGTGGCGGTGTGGCAATTTTTCCTGAACCGCAATGACAATTCTCCGGCCGGGGCCCTATCTATTACCAAAAGTCGCGCTAAAGTCTATGTAGAAGGAGACACGGGTAAAATCACCTTTCAAGACGTGGCTGGTGTAGAAGAAGCCAAAACTGAATTGCAAGAAATTGTCGAATTCCTCAAACATCCTCAGCGTTATCTAGCCATTGGGGCCCGCATTCCCAAAGGAGTTTTATTAGTGGGGCCTCCAGGAACAGGAAAAACCCTCTTAGCTAAAGCAGTGGCCGGAGAGGCAGGTGTTCCCTTTTTTAGTATTTCTGGTTCAGAATTTGTGGAATTATTCGTCGGGGCCGGGGCCGCCAGAGTGCGAGATTTATTTGAACAGGCCAAGAAAAAAGCCCCCTGTATCATTTTTATTGATGAATTAGATGCCATCGGTAAATCTCGCGCGAGTGGGGGGTTTATGGGGGGCAATGATGAACGAGAACAGACTTTAAATCAACTTTTAACCGAATTAGATGGGTTTAGTGCGGGAGATGCCACCGTGATTGTTTTAGCCGCTACTAACCGCCCAGAAACCCTTGATTCTGCCTTATTACGTCCCGGTAGATTTGATCGTCAAGTTTTGGTAGATCGCCCCGACTTATCGGGCCGATTAAAAATCCTGGAAATCTACGCCAACAAAGTCAAATTAGGGCAAGATGTGGATTTAAAAGAAATCGCTACCCGTACCCCTGGGTTTGCGGGGGCAGATTTGGCCAATTTGGTTAATGAAGCGGCCTTATTGGCGGCCCGTAATGAACGGAAAACCGTGGCCCAAGCAGACTTTTATGAAGCGATAGAACGAGTGGTGGCCGGCTTAGAAAAGAAAAGCCGTGTCCTCAGTGAGAAAGAAAAGAAAATTGTTGCCTATCATGAAGTGGGTCATGCGATCGTTGGTGCAGCGATGCCTGGAGGCGGTAGAGTGGCAAAAATTTCCATTGTGCCTCGCGGTATGGCAGCCTTGGGATATACCCTACAAATGCCCACAGAAGACCGTTTTTTGTTAACAGAGTCGGAATTACGGCAACAAATTGCGACTTTATTAGGGGGACGATCAGCCGAAGAAATTATCTTTGATTGTATTACCACGGGGGCAGCTAATGATTTGCAACGGGCCACGGACTTAGGGGAACAGATGGTGACAACCTACGGCATGAGTAAAATTTTAGGGCCTTTGGCCTATGAAAGAGGGCAACAAAACAATTTTTTAAGGGATGGCATAATGAACCCTCGTCGTATGGTCAGTGATGAAACGGCTAAAGCTATTGATAATGAGGTGAAAGAAATTGTTGAACAGGGTCATGAAAATGCTTTAAAGATTCTCAAGCAAAATCGAGAATTACTGGAAGAAATTGCCCAGAAAATTCTAGAAACTGAAGTCATAGAAGGTAAAGAATTACAAACTTTTTTAGACCAAGTTAAACCCTTAGAAACCGTAATTTTGCTTTGACTTTGTTCTAGTTTGTGCGATTTCTTCCCTCTATTTTGAGCAAGTGTACTATTTTGTTGCTGAGTATTATTGCTTAAGACTTGACAAAATTGTGTAATTATGAAGTGAAGTTCTTTCATTTCTGTAAATGATTAAGTAGTCGGACATAAATAAGCAGTTTTTTGGTCAAATTTAATTTTCTCCGACTACTTAGAGTAAGTTATTTAACGATTTGTACAGGCATCACTAAATAGGTCATTTTTAAACCCCCCAAAGGACTAAAAATAACCGGTTGATTTCCTTCATTTAACTGAATCTGAATATCTTTAGCGGGTAAAGCCTTTAAACCATCCATTAAATACTTCACATTAAAAGCAATTTCCCCACTGTCTCCGGTTATTTCAGCCGGCATGGATTCTTTCGCACTGCCTAAATCTTGAGTTTCTACCGATAAAGAAACCTGTCCTTCTTCACTGTCAAAAGTACACTTAACTAAATTGTTTTTTTGATCCGCTAAAACCGCCACTCGTTCCAGACTGGTTAACAATCGTTTCCGTTCTAAACTAATAGTGCGGCTAAAGTTTTTGGGGATTAACATTTGATAATTAGGATAGGCCCCATCCAATTTACGAACCGTTAATCGTTGTTGTCCCAACTCAAACACCACTTGGGCATCATCTACTTGTAAGGCGATCGCTTCTGTATCAGGCCGGCCCCCGATCATCCGTTCAAGTTCCCGTAAGGCCCGGGCCGGAATAGTCAGAGAAAACCCTTCCAAATTAGGCATTTCTGTTGTGTCTCCTGGCTCATCGTCATCCGTACTAGGTTGTAAGGTCGTTTGCACCACAGAGAGACGATGACCGTCAGTGGCTGCAAATTCTAAACTATCCTGAGTTCCCGTTAAATGAACCCCCGTTAACACCTGTTTAGTTTCATCACTACTAGCGGCAAATAAAGCCCCTTTTAACCCTTCTGTTAAAATGACGATGGGCAATTCGATAGACTCTCCGTCTTCAATGGTAGGTAAGGGGGGAAACTCATCTGCTTTCATGGCCCGCACCTGAAATTGT encodes the following:
- the ftsH4 gene encoding ATP-dependent zinc metalloprotease FtsH4, encoding MGVKPQPSWRRQLSNILLFLAGLFLIANLFFPQIFGTSIPQVPYSLFIDQVEDGKVTSVFVAQDEIRYQLKSENEQPGQIFKTTPIFDLELPKRLEAKGVEFAAAPPPKNNWFSNLLSWVIPPLIFVAVWQFFLNRNDNSPAGALSITKSRAKVYVEGDTGKITFQDVAGVEEAKTELQEIVEFLKHPQRYLAIGARIPKGVLLVGPPGTGKTLLAKAVAGEAGVPFFSISGSEFVELFVGAGAARVRDLFEQAKKKAPCIIFIDELDAIGKSRASGGFMGGNDEREQTLNQLLTELDGFSAGDATVIVLAATNRPETLDSALLRPGRFDRQVLVDRPDLSGRLKILEIYANKVKLGQDVDLKEIATRTPGFAGADLANLVNEAALLAARNERKTVAQADFYEAIERVVAGLEKKSRVLSEKEKKIVAYHEVGHAIVGAAMPGGGRVAKISIVPRGMAALGYTLQMPTEDRFLLTESELRQQIATLLGGRSAEEIIFDCITTGAANDLQRATDLGEQMVTTYGMSKILGPLAYERGQQNNFLRDGIMNPRRMVSDETAKAIDNEVKEIVEQGHENALKILKQNRELLEEIAQKILETEVIEGKELQTFLDQVKPLETVILL
- the dnaN gene encoding DNA polymerase III subunit beta is translated as MKFVCSQSDLNSNLSFVSRAVPSRPTHPILANVLVVADAQKKRVSLTAFDLSLGIESSFSADVTEEGKITLPAKLLNDIVSRLSEGEITIVAEEVEEDETLLVLLKSVSGQFQVRAMKADEFPPLPTIEDGESIELPIVILTEGLKGALFAASSDETKQVLTGVHLTGTQDSLEFAATDGHRLSVVQTTLQPSTDDDEPGDTTEMPNLEGFSLTIPARALRELERMIGGRPDTEAIALQVDDAQVVFELGQQRLTVRKLDGAYPNYQMLIPKNFSRTISLERKRLLTSLERVAVLADQKNNLVKCTFDSEEGQVSLSVETQDLGSAKESMPAEITGDSGEIAFNVKYLMDGLKALPAKDIQIQLNEGNQPVIFSPLGGLKMTYLVMPVQIVK